In the Variovorax sp. S12S4 genome, one interval contains:
- a CDS encoding 3'(2'),5'-bisphosphate nucleotidase CysQ family protein: MVSEEDSASQVYRRNTGRFWLVDPLDGTKEFIAGNGEFTVNIALIEDGHSVLGVVYAPAIDALYYGGAGLGAFRCIGGQTTAIKVAAAQTGRACRVVASKSHLNDATRSLIDCLGEVSLVQAGSSLKFCRVAEGEADIYPRLAPTCEWDTAAAQAVLEGAGGAVVNLHGLPLRYGKAEVLNPSFIATRNTALMPARSK; the protein is encoded by the coding sequence GTGGTTTCGGAAGAGGACTCGGCATCGCAGGTCTACCGCCGAAACACAGGGCGATTCTGGTTGGTCGACCCTCTCGATGGCACCAAGGAGTTCATTGCCGGTAACGGCGAGTTCACCGTCAACATCGCGCTGATTGAGGACGGACACAGCGTGCTCGGCGTGGTGTACGCACCCGCCATCGATGCGCTGTACTACGGTGGCGCTGGGTTGGGTGCATTTCGGTGTATCGGCGGTCAAACGACCGCCATCAAGGTGGCCGCTGCCCAGACAGGTCGCGCATGCCGGGTTGTAGCGAGCAAAAGTCATCTGAACGACGCAACGCGTTCGTTGATCGATTGCCTGGGTGAAGTGAGCCTGGTCCAGGCCGGCAGCTCGCTCAAGTTCTGTCGGGTCGCAGAGGGCGAGGCCGACATATACCCACGGCTGGCACCCACTTGCGAATGGGACACGGCGGCAGCACAGGCGGTACTGGAGGGGGCAGGTGGCGCAGTAGTGAATCTTCACGGGCTGCCCTTGCGGTACGGCAAAGCCGAAGTGCTCAATCCTTCCTTCATCGCCACCCGCAATACAGCACTCATGCCGGCAAGATCGAAATGA
- a CDS encoding methyl-accepting chemotaxis protein, translating into MRNWKIGAQLGMAFGIVLLLMATGLAIGIACLHDIAAGGGIAPELAGRIESTRSFMLGFGFAAVVVGVGGSVWLSRSIMQPLGEAIFIAETVASGDLSKEFETERGGDFGRLLRGMGEMEDTLTDVVTRIKASTDSIVVASGQITAGNHDLSSRTEQQASSLEETAASMEELTSTVKQNADNAKQANQLALSASEVAVKGGGVVNQVVDTMASINASSKKIVDIIGVIDGIAFQTNILALNAAVEAARAGEQGRGFAVVASEVRNLAQRSSAAAREIKGLIEDSVSKVDVGSALVGEAGKTMEEIVGSVKRVTDIVGEITAASHEQAQGIEQVNQAVAQMDQVTQQNAALIQEAAAAAQSLQEQAGNLSQVVATFKLDDEDDKPAVAPPVLVRPLDLPVRLVQLARRTAV; encoded by the coding sequence ATGCGCAATTGGAAGATCGGTGCCCAGCTGGGCATGGCATTCGGGATCGTGTTGCTGTTGATGGCGACGGGGCTTGCCATTGGCATTGCGTGTCTGCACGACATCGCGGCCGGCGGCGGCATCGCCCCGGAGCTCGCAGGCCGTATCGAGTCGACTCGCAGCTTCATGCTCGGCTTCGGGTTCGCCGCGGTGGTGGTCGGCGTCGGCGGCAGCGTCTGGCTTTCGCGCAGCATCATGCAACCGTTGGGGGAAGCGATCTTCATCGCCGAGACGGTGGCCTCGGGCGACCTCAGCAAGGAATTCGAAACCGAGCGCGGCGGCGATTTCGGCCGGCTGCTGCGCGGCATGGGCGAAATGGAAGACACCCTGACCGACGTGGTGACGCGCATCAAGGCATCGACCGACTCGATTGTGGTGGCATCGGGGCAAATCACCGCGGGCAACCATGACCTGTCATCGCGCACCGAGCAGCAGGCGAGCTCACTCGAAGAGACGGCCGCATCGATGGAGGAGCTCACCTCTACCGTCAAGCAGAACGCCGACAACGCAAAGCAGGCCAACCAACTCGCGCTCTCGGCGTCGGAGGTTGCGGTCAAGGGCGGTGGCGTGGTCAACCAGGTGGTCGACACCATGGCGTCGATCAATGCTTCGTCGAAGAAGATCGTCGACATCATCGGCGTGATCGACGGCATCGCGTTCCAGACCAACATCCTCGCGCTCAATGCGGCCGTGGAAGCCGCGCGTGCCGGCGAGCAGGGCAGGGGCTTTGCGGTGGTCGCTTCCGAGGTGCGCAACCTTGCGCAGCGTTCGTCAGCGGCGGCCAGGGAGATCAAGGGCCTCATCGAAGACTCAGTGAGCAAGGTCGATGTGGGCAGCGCGCTGGTGGGCGAAGCCGGCAAGACGATGGAAGAGATCGTGGGCAGCGTGAAGCGCGTGACGGACATCGTCGGCGAGATCACGGCGGCGAGCCACGAGCAGGCCCAGGGCATCGAGCAAGTCAATCAGGCCGTTGCGCAGATGGACCAGGTGACTCAGCAGAACGCCGCACTGATCCAAGAGGCCGCGGCTGCAGCGCAATCGCTGCAGGAGCAGGCGGGCAACCTGTCGCAGGTGGTGGCCACCTTCAAGCTCGACGACGAGGACGACAAACCCGCCGTGGCGCCACCTGTGCTGGTGCGGCCTCTTGACCTGCCGGTGCGGCTGGTTCAGCTGGCCCGGCGCACAGCCGTTTGA
- a CDS encoding dienelactone hydrolase family protein: MERRALRVPLRSSSASITLEADLSLPAACSGIVLFAHGSGSSRFSPRNRQVAENLNAAKLATLLVDLLTPDEEAEDERTRELRFDIAMLADRLVGLTDWLRSHEQTARLRIGYFGASTGAGAALVAAAQRPDSVDAVVSRGGRPDLAGASLERVRAPTLLIVGGNDGPVIDMNWQAAAALRCEKRLSIVPGATHLFEEPDALGAVSTLARDWFKSHLNQPRNNAKE; this comes from the coding sequence GTGGAGCGGCGCGCGCTCCGTGTTCCGCTGCGTTCTTCTTCCGCCTCCATCACGTTGGAGGCGGACCTGAGCCTGCCCGCCGCATGCAGCGGCATCGTGCTGTTTGCGCACGGCAGCGGCAGCAGCCGCTTCAGCCCGCGCAACCGCCAGGTGGCTGAAAACCTCAACGCGGCAAAGTTGGCCACGCTGCTCGTCGACCTGCTCACGCCCGACGAAGAAGCCGAGGACGAACGCACGCGCGAGCTGCGTTTCGACATCGCCATGCTGGCGGATCGGCTGGTCGGCCTGACCGATTGGCTGCGCAGCCATGAGCAGACCGCCCGCTTGCGAATCGGCTACTTCGGTGCGAGCACCGGGGCCGGTGCCGCGCTGGTGGCAGCAGCGCAGCGGCCCGATTCGGTCGATGCAGTGGTGTCTCGCGGCGGCCGGCCGGACCTGGCCGGCGCGTCATTGGAGCGCGTGCGCGCACCCACGCTGCTGATCGTCGGCGGCAACGACGGGCCGGTGATCGATATGAACTGGCAGGCCGCTGCGGCGCTGCGCTGCGAGAAGCGGCTGTCCATCGTGCCGGGCGCGACGCATCTGTTCGAGGAGCCCGACGCGCTCGGCGCCGTTTCCACATTGGCTCGCGACTGGTTCAAGAGCCATCTCAACCAACCGAGGAATAACGCGAAGGAGTAA
- a CDS encoding DUF427 domain-containing protein: MSGKSPGHQKWLDHKVREEPVEQSMEVEVEGAIVASSKNVIKVVEDKSPVRYYFPRADVRMEKLKRSQTTTECPFKGHASYYSLNLGERQLDDAVWAYEDPYDEHQALKERVAFYDDKYPEIHVRPKS, translated from the coding sequence ATGAGCGGCAAGTCACCAGGGCATCAGAAGTGGCTCGATCACAAGGTACGCGAAGAGCCGGTTGAACAATCGATGGAGGTCGAAGTCGAAGGAGCCATCGTCGCCAGCTCGAAAAACGTCATCAAGGTTGTCGAAGACAAGTCGCCGGTGCGCTACTACTTTCCGCGCGCCGACGTCCGCATGGAGAAGCTGAAGCGCTCGCAGACCACCACCGAATGCCCCTTCAAGGGCCATGCGAGCTACTACAGCTTGAACCTGGGCGAGCGGCAACTCGACGATGCCGTGTGGGCGTACGAGGATCCGTACGACGAACACCAGGCGCTGAAAGAGCGCGTGGCGTTCTACGACGACAAGTATCCGGAGATTCATGTCCGCCCGAAGAGCTGA
- a CDS encoding class I SAM-dependent methyltransferase, producing MTESRARPGDHGATRDDDRSQPQAPVSEAGVARTYDRLAPLYDTLFGQVLEPGRKRMAEVVRMLQPGSLLEVGVGTGLALAGYPAECNIVGIDLSHDMLERARERAARLPQHHIGIEHMNAERMRFADGTFDCVTVPYVLSVTPRPAELVREIRRVCKPGGTIVVLNHFSGSKLWWLLERAVRSAAEHVGFRSDFKYDEQILSHDWQVLSVEPVNLFGLSKLVVLDNHR from the coding sequence ATGACGGAAAGCAGAGCACGACCCGGTGACCATGGCGCGACGCGTGACGACGATCGCTCGCAACCGCAAGCACCGGTGTCGGAGGCCGGCGTTGCCCGCACCTACGACCGGCTTGCGCCGCTGTACGACACCTTGTTCGGCCAGGTACTGGAGCCCGGGCGCAAGCGCATGGCCGAGGTCGTTCGCATGCTGCAGCCGGGGTCGCTGCTCGAAGTGGGTGTGGGCACGGGACTGGCGCTGGCAGGGTATCCCGCGGAATGCAACATCGTGGGCATCGACCTTTCGCACGACATGCTCGAGCGTGCGCGTGAGCGCGCGGCCCGGCTGCCGCAGCACCACATCGGCATCGAACACATGAATGCCGAGCGCATGCGTTTTGCCGATGGCACTTTCGACTGCGTGACCGTGCCTTACGTGCTCTCCGTGACCCCGCGCCCGGCCGAACTGGTGCGCGAGATTCGCCGCGTGTGCAAGCCTGGCGGAACCATCGTGGTGCTCAACCACTTCAGCGGCAGCAAGCTGTGGTGGCTTCTGGAGCGCGCGGTTCGCTCCGCGGCCGAGCACGTGGGGTTTCGCTCCGACTTCAAATACGACGAGCAGATACTTTCTCATGACTGGCAGGTGCTGAGCGTGGAGCCGGTCAACCTGTTCGGCCTTTCGAAGCTGGTGGTGCTGGACAACCACCGCTAG
- a CDS encoding mechanosensitive ion channel family protein, producing MNEKLDALTDATLLGLPVPDLALAVAAALAAYLAMRLVLRYVIGRTRQLAQRTSNHVDDMVVEVLGSTNRVFLLLAAVLVGVGMLDLTERWNQRVGQLWFIALALQTGLWFTKAISLGLRRYEARHSSSGMTQVSASAVLLSWSLRTLLWAVVLLAMLSNLGVNITAFVASLGVGGIAIALAVQNILGDLFASLSIAVDKPFEVGDAIGIGDLSGTVQHIGLKTTRLRSLTGEQIVISNTDLLKQIVKNYRRMEERRIAFKFGMSYRSDPEKLEAIPGIVKRLIESRPKLRLDRVHFQAFGESSLDFEVVYFVTTPDYGLYMDEQQRLNLQMMREFDALGVEFAIPTRGVYVMSDGGNPAEAAERSARIDEAPRAQRSAKQH from the coding sequence ATGAACGAGAAGCTCGACGCTCTTACCGACGCGACCCTGCTGGGGCTGCCCGTGCCCGACCTGGCGCTGGCCGTTGCAGCCGCCCTGGCGGCTTATCTTGCAATGCGGCTGGTGCTGCGCTATGTGATCGGCCGTACGCGGCAACTCGCGCAGCGCACGAGCAATCATGTCGACGACATGGTGGTCGAGGTGCTCGGCAGTACCAACCGCGTGTTCCTGCTGCTTGCGGCGGTGCTCGTCGGCGTGGGCATGCTCGACCTGACCGAGCGCTGGAACCAGCGCGTCGGTCAGCTGTGGTTCATCGCGCTGGCGCTGCAAACCGGGCTGTGGTTCACCAAGGCCATCAGCCTGGGGCTGCGCCGCTACGAGGCGCGCCATAGTTCGTCGGGCATGACGCAGGTCAGCGCGTCCGCGGTGCTCCTTTCATGGTCGCTGCGCACGCTGCTGTGGGCCGTGGTGCTGTTGGCGATGCTCTCGAACCTGGGCGTCAACATCACCGCGTTCGTGGCCAGCCTCGGCGTCGGCGGCATTGCGATCGCGCTGGCGGTGCAGAACATTCTTGGCGACCTGTTCGCATCGCTTTCGATTGCGGTCGACAAGCCGTTCGAGGTGGGCGACGCCATCGGCATTGGCGACCTCTCGGGCACGGTGCAGCACATCGGCCTCAAGACTACGCGCCTGCGCAGCCTGACGGGCGAGCAGATCGTCATCAGCAACACCGACCTGCTGAAGCAAATCGTGAAGAACTATCGCCGCATGGAAGAGCGCCGCATTGCGTTCAAGTTCGGCATGAGCTACCGCAGCGACCCTGAGAAGCTGGAGGCCATTCCCGGCATCGTGAAGCGGCTGATCGAATCGCGGCCCAAGCTGCGGTTGGACCGCGTGCACTTCCAGGCCTTCGGTGAAAGCTCGCTCGACTTCGAAGTGGTCTATTTCGTGACCACGCCGGACTACGGGCTCTACATGGACGAACAGCAGCGCCTCAACCTGCAGATGATGCGTGAGTTCGACGCGCTGGGCGTCGAGTTCGCCATTCCGACGCGCGGCGTGTATGTGATGTCGGACGGCGGTAATCCTGCCGAAGCCGCAGAGCGGTCTGCCCGCATCGACGAAGCTCCCCGGGCGCAGCGCTCCGCAAAGCAGCACTAG
- a CDS encoding TraR/DksA C4-type zinc finger protein produces the protein MDCGAQIPAGRLNAMPASARCIECQQRYERTHPIEIRLPPAL, from the coding sequence GTGGACTGCGGCGCGCAGATTCCGGCCGGAAGGCTCAACGCCATGCCGGCCTCCGCCCGCTGCATCGAATGCCAGCAGCGCTACGAACGCACGCATCCGATCGAAATCCGCCTGCCGCCGGCGCTTTGA
- the groL gene encoding chaperonin GroEL (60 kDa chaperone family; promotes refolding of misfolded polypeptides especially under stressful conditions; forms two stacked rings of heptamers to form a barrel-shaped 14mer; ends can be capped by GroES; misfolded proteins enter the barrel where they are refolded when GroES binds), which translates to MTAKDVRFHDNARQRIVAGVNILADAVKVTLGPKGRNVLLERSFGAPTITKDGVSVAKEIELADKFENMGAQIVKQVASKTADVAGDGTTTATVLAQAIVQEGMKHVASGMNPMDLKRGIDKATAAVLEELRKLSKPICTGKEIAQVAALSANSDEAIGKIIADAMEKVGKEGVITVEDGKSLDNELDVVEGMQFDRGYLSPYFINDPEKQVAHLDDPLVLLHDKKISNIRELLPVLEAAAKAGKPLLIVAEEVEGEALATLVVNSMRGVLKVAAVKAPGFGDRRKAMLEDIAVLTGATVISEETGKQLDKATLEDLGRAKRVEVQKENTIIIDGAGDQALIDARVKSIQAQIEQATSDYDREKLQERVAKLAGGVAVIRVGAATEVEMKEKKDRVDDALHATRAAVEEGIVPGGGVALLRARAAITELKGANADQDAGIRIALRALEAPLRAIVANAGVEPSVVVSKVLEGKGNYGYDASTGEYGDLVQIGVVDPTKVTRTALQNAASIAGLILTTDATVAELPKPAEKAPGHAGGRHGLLSRLHAFS; encoded by the coding sequence ATGACTGCCAAGGACGTCAGGTTCCATGACAACGCCCGCCAGCGCATCGTCGCGGGCGTCAACATCCTTGCCGATGCGGTGAAGGTCACGCTCGGTCCCAAGGGCCGCAACGTGCTGCTCGAACGCAGCTTCGGCGCACCCACCATCACCAAGGACGGCGTGTCGGTGGCCAAGGAGATCGAGCTTGCCGACAAGTTCGAGAACATGGGCGCGCAGATCGTGAAACAGGTGGCCTCCAAGACGGCCGACGTGGCGGGCGACGGCACCACCACCGCCACCGTGCTCGCGCAGGCCATCGTGCAAGAGGGCATGAAGCACGTGGCCTCGGGCATGAACCCGATGGACCTGAAGCGCGGCATCGACAAGGCCACCGCCGCGGTGCTCGAAGAGCTGCGCAAGCTCTCCAAGCCCATCTGCACGGGCAAGGAGATCGCGCAGGTGGCCGCGCTTTCGGCCAACTCCGACGAAGCCATCGGCAAGATCATTGCCGACGCAATGGAGAAGGTCGGCAAGGAAGGCGTGATCACGGTGGAAGACGGCAAGTCGCTCGATAACGAGCTCGACGTGGTCGAGGGCATGCAGTTCGACCGCGGCTACCTGAGCCCCTATTTCATCAACGACCCCGAGAAGCAGGTGGCGCACCTCGACGATCCGCTGGTGCTGCTGCACGACAAGAAGATCTCGAACATCCGCGAACTGCTGCCGGTGCTCGAAGCCGCCGCAAAGGCCGGCAAGCCGCTCCTGATCGTGGCCGAAGAGGTCGAGGGCGAAGCGCTTGCCACGCTGGTGGTCAACTCCATGCGCGGCGTGCTGAAGGTGGCGGCTGTCAAGGCGCCGGGCTTCGGCGACCGCCGCAAGGCAATGCTCGAGGACATTGCGGTACTCACGGGCGCGACGGTGATCTCCGAAGAAACCGGCAAGCAGCTCGACAAGGCGACGCTCGAAGACCTGGGCCGCGCCAAGCGCGTCGAAGTGCAAAAGGAGAACACCATCATCATCGACGGCGCGGGCGACCAGGCGCTCATCGATGCGCGCGTGAAGTCGATCCAGGCGCAGATCGAGCAGGCCACCAGCGACTACGACCGCGAAAAGCTGCAGGAGCGCGTGGCCAAGCTCGCGGGCGGCGTGGCGGTGATCCGCGTCGGTGCCGCCACCGAAGTGGAAATGAAGGAAAAGAAGGACCGCGTCGACGATGCGCTGCACGCGACGCGCGCGGCTGTCGAGGAAGGCATCGTGCCCGGCGGCGGCGTGGCGTTGCTGCGCGCGCGTGCGGCCATCACCGAGCTGAAAGGTGCCAATGCCGACCAGGACGCGGGCATTCGCATTGCACTGCGCGCGCTCGAGGCACCGCTGCGCGCCATCGTTGCCAATGCGGGCGTGGAACCTTCGGTGGTCGTCTCCAAGGTGCTCGAGGGCAAGGGCAACTACGGCTACGACGCGTCGACCGGCGAGTACGGCGACCTGGTGCAGATCGGCGTGGTCGACCCGACCAAGGTCACGCGCACCGCGCTGCAGAACGCGGCATCGATCGCGGGCCTGATCCTCACGACGGACGCGACTGTGGCGGAACTGCCCAAGCCCGCCGAGAAGGCCCCAGGCCATGCCGGCGGGCGGCATGGATTATTGAGCCGGTTGCACGCCTTTAGCTGA
- a CDS encoding co-chaperone GroES, whose amino-acid sequence MKLHPLYDRVIVKRIEQQRKTASGIVIPDSAAEKPEQGEVLSVGQGKLLADGTLRPLHLKAGDQVLFAKYAGQTVKVEDEELLVMREDDVLAVVDTSERGGLKRVA is encoded by the coding sequence ATGAAACTTCATCCTCTGTACGACCGGGTGATCGTCAAGCGGATCGAACAGCAGCGCAAGACGGCTTCCGGCATCGTGATTCCCGACTCGGCCGCGGAGAAGCCCGAACAGGGCGAGGTGCTCTCGGTGGGCCAAGGGAAGCTGCTTGCGGACGGCACCCTGCGCCCCTTGCACCTGAAGGCGGGCGACCAGGTGCTCTTTGCCAAGTACGCGGGGCAGACGGTCAAGGTCGAAGACGAGGAACTGCTGGTGATGCGCGAGGACGACGTGCTCGCGGTTGTCGACACCAGCGAACGCGGCGGCCTGAAGCGCGTCGCCTGA
- a CDS encoding diguanylate cyclase, with translation MNILETVADQSDAMRLPLYAVTVTAVAREEAPALLSLHWHGFFRQTPLHLPGLELPARPVPQSMAQFDMPQGVLDAFDALEQSLLEAAWQLGAWDVERLERPAWWRLGAPATEVSDGRRAFGYYEDDDSDNGHVMADAPDREELMRLAAHRGYLRWLFRPRKRGIWAEVQDDGDDTLDESGGRPLPCPVMPQPLHGDDAARRTVYRLGRADRILLGGG, from the coding sequence ATGAACATTCTCGAAACCGTTGCCGACCAGTCCGACGCGATGCGGCTGCCGCTGTATGCGGTGACCGTAACCGCCGTGGCCCGCGAAGAAGCGCCTGCGTTGCTCTCCCTGCACTGGCACGGCTTCTTCCGGCAGACGCCCCTGCATCTGCCGGGCCTCGAACTTCCGGCGCGGCCGGTGCCGCAGTCGATGGCGCAGTTCGACATGCCCCAGGGCGTGCTCGATGCGTTCGACGCACTCGAGCAATCGCTGCTCGAGGCGGCGTGGCAGCTCGGCGCCTGGGACGTCGAGCGGCTGGAGCGGCCGGCATGGTGGCGGCTTGGCGCGCCTGCAACCGAAGTGAGCGACGGCCGACGCGCCTTTGGCTACTACGAAGACGACGACAGCGACAACGGCCACGTCATGGCCGATGCGCCCGACCGCGAGGAGCTGATGCGGCTTGCCGCGCACCGGGGCTACCTGCGCTGGCTGTTCCGCCCGCGCAAGCGCGGCATCTGGGCCGAAGTGCAAGACGATGGCGACGACACGCTCGACGAGAGCGGCGGGCGCCCGCTGCCCTGCCCCGTGATGCCCCAGCCGCTGCATGGCGACGATGCGGCGCGCCGCACCGTCTACCGGCTGGGCCGTGCGGATCGCATCCTGCTTGGTGGCGGCTGA